In the Acropora muricata isolate sample 2 chromosome 10, ASM3666990v1, whole genome shotgun sequence genome, one interval contains:
- the LOC136931841 gene encoding gamma-aminobutyric acid receptor subunit delta-like isoform X1: MSYFVLLCALICIPFQGIATERHANTTTEAEDQDNFDENSIDSVEREKEWIRNSSKIFEKLMKNYDPSMAPFVPGKPVKVDLVIGILAFGEVNEAHMDYGLDIYLYQIWDDVRLAHDQERERQFYLSGNDIKKIWTPDTYFMNAKQTDIKDVVKENQMVYIMPSGIVVHSSRITLTVACHMQLRMYPFDRQKCALVIESFSLPRTKLVYRWANLIADKCEVEVYDDAMAQHEYKGVKLGYNFSKPAGQFSNLYATFVFDRRTSYTILQVYVPSYMIVLLSFMALWLPQNAVPARVSLGITTVLTIVYFLATVNSYMPRVSYMKAIDYHLFVSFGFVFAVMLEYVILLNVKHRKKPKQHFHRKFELTEVNNHSREEQAISNSYGADFAVRYRMATGDVCADEEALSSLPLTQHRNELTAQSLHPIDRLARVFFPASYATFVVVYWVVCIVFSPKNEELDLC, from the exons ATGAGCTACTTTGTGCTGCTTTGCGCCCTAATCTGCATTCCTTTTCAAGGCATTGCAAC TGAGAGGCACGCGAACACAACTACGGAGGCCGAAGACCAAGATAATTTTGATGAGAACTCAATTGACAGCGTTGAACGAGAGAAAGAATGGATCAGAAACTCGAGTAAGATCTTTGAAAAGTTGATGAAGAATTATGACCCCTCCATGGCGCCATTTGTTCCCG GCAAACCAGTTAAAGTTGACCTTGTCATTGGAATTCTTGCCTTTGGAGAAGTAAATGAAGCACACATG GACTACGGTTTAGACATATATCTCTATCAAATTTGGGATGATGTTAGGCTTGCTCATGATCAAGAACGAGAACGACAATTCTATCTCAGCGGAAACGACATAAAAAAGATTTGGACACCGGACACTTACTTCATGAACGCCAAGCAAACCGATATAAAAGAT gtTGTTAAAGAAAACCAGATGGTTTATATAATGCCCAGTGGTATCGTTGTCCACTCGTCCAG GATTACTCTTACTGTTGCCTGCCATATGCAGCTGCGGATGTATCCATTTGATAGGCAGAAATGTGCCTTGGTAATTGAGAGCT TTTCCTTGCCTCGAACCAAGCTGGTGTATCGTTGGGCCAACTTGATTGCTGACAAATGCGAAGTAGAAGTGTATGACGACGCTATGGCGCAGCATGAGTACAAAGGAGTGAAACTGGGCTACAACTTCAGTAAACCTG CTGGTCAGTTCTCGAACTTGTACGCAACGTTTGTATTTGATCGTCGTACGTCATATACGATTCTTCAGGTGTACGTTCCAAGCTACATGATTGTTCTACTTTCGTTTATGGCCTTGTGGCTTCCACAAAATGCCGTGCCAGCTCGAGTGTCCTTGGGCATAACGACTGTACTTACTATTGTATACTTCCTAG CAACGGTAAATAGTTACATGCCTCGTGTGTCATACATGAAAGCCATCGACTACCACCTGTTTGTGTCTTTCGGGTTTGTGTTTGCCGTAATGTTGGAGTATGTCATCTTGCTAAATGTTAAACACAGAAAAAAACCGAAGCAGCATTTCCACAGGAAATTTGAG TTGACTGAAGTGAACAACCATTCACGAGAAGAGCAAGCGATCAGCAACTCTTATGGGGCTGACTTTGCTGTTCGTTACCGAATGGCAACTGGGGATGTCTGTGctgacgaggaagccctttcaAGCCTTCCGCTGACTCAACACAGAAATGAACTCACTGCTCAATCACTTCACCCAATCGATCGACTGGCTCGTGTATTTTTCCCAGCTTCATACGCAACTTTTGTGGTTGTTTACTGGGTGGTCTGTATAGTGTTCTCTCCCAAAAACGAGGAGTTAGACCTGTGTTGA
- the LOC136931841 gene encoding gamma-aminobutyric acid receptor subunit rho-2-like isoform X2 yields MSYFVLLCALICIPFQGIATERHANTTTEAEDQDNFDENSIDSVEREKEWIRNSSKPVKVDLVIGILAFGEVNEAHMDYGLDIYLYQIWDDVRLAHDQERERQFYLSGNDIKKIWTPDTYFMNAKQTDIKDVVKENQMVYIMPSGIVVHSSRITLTVACHMQLRMYPFDRQKCALVIESFSLPRTKLVYRWANLIADKCEVEVYDDAMAQHEYKGVKLGYNFSKPAGQFSNLYATFVFDRRTSYTILQVYVPSYMIVLLSFMALWLPQNAVPARVSLGITTVLTIVYFLATVNSYMPRVSYMKAIDYHLFVSFGFVFAVMLEYVILLNVKHRKKPKQHFHRKFELTEVNNHSREEQAISNSYGADFAVRYRMATGDVCADEEALSSLPLTQHRNELTAQSLHPIDRLARVFFPASYATFVVVYWVVCIVFSPKNEELDLC; encoded by the exons ATGAGCTACTTTGTGCTGCTTTGCGCCCTAATCTGCATTCCTTTTCAAGGCATTGCAAC TGAGAGGCACGCGAACACAACTACGGAGGCCGAAGACCAAGATAATTTTGATGAGAACTCAATTGACAGCGTTGAACGAGAGAAAGAATGGATCAGAAACTCGA GCAAACCAGTTAAAGTTGACCTTGTCATTGGAATTCTTGCCTTTGGAGAAGTAAATGAAGCACACATG GACTACGGTTTAGACATATATCTCTATCAAATTTGGGATGATGTTAGGCTTGCTCATGATCAAGAACGAGAACGACAATTCTATCTCAGCGGAAACGACATAAAAAAGATTTGGACACCGGACACTTACTTCATGAACGCCAAGCAAACCGATATAAAAGAT gtTGTTAAAGAAAACCAGATGGTTTATATAATGCCCAGTGGTATCGTTGTCCACTCGTCCAG GATTACTCTTACTGTTGCCTGCCATATGCAGCTGCGGATGTATCCATTTGATAGGCAGAAATGTGCCTTGGTAATTGAGAGCT TTTCCTTGCCTCGAACCAAGCTGGTGTATCGTTGGGCCAACTTGATTGCTGACAAATGCGAAGTAGAAGTGTATGACGACGCTATGGCGCAGCATGAGTACAAAGGAGTGAAACTGGGCTACAACTTCAGTAAACCTG CTGGTCAGTTCTCGAACTTGTACGCAACGTTTGTATTTGATCGTCGTACGTCATATACGATTCTTCAGGTGTACGTTCCAAGCTACATGATTGTTCTACTTTCGTTTATGGCCTTGTGGCTTCCACAAAATGCCGTGCCAGCTCGAGTGTCCTTGGGCATAACGACTGTACTTACTATTGTATACTTCCTAG CAACGGTAAATAGTTACATGCCTCGTGTGTCATACATGAAAGCCATCGACTACCACCTGTTTGTGTCTTTCGGGTTTGTGTTTGCCGTAATGTTGGAGTATGTCATCTTGCTAAATGTTAAACACAGAAAAAAACCGAAGCAGCATTTCCACAGGAAATTTGAG TTGACTGAAGTGAACAACCATTCACGAGAAGAGCAAGCGATCAGCAACTCTTATGGGGCTGACTTTGCTGTTCGTTACCGAATGGCAACTGGGGATGTCTGTGctgacgaggaagccctttcaAGCCTTCCGCTGACTCAACACAGAAATGAACTCACTGCTCAATCACTTCACCCAATCGATCGACTGGCTCGTGTATTTTTCCCAGCTTCATACGCAACTTTTGTGGTTGTTTACTGGGTGGTCTGTATAGTGTTCTCTCCCAAAAACGAGGAGTTAGACCTGTGTTGA
- the LOC136931841 gene encoding gamma-aminobutyric acid receptor subunit rho-2-like isoform X3, whose amino-acid sequence MKNYDPSMAPFVPGKPVKVDLVIGILAFGEVNEAHMDYGLDIYLYQIWDDVRLAHDQERERQFYLSGNDIKKIWTPDTYFMNAKQTDIKDVVKENQMVYIMPSGIVVHSSRITLTVACHMQLRMYPFDRQKCALVIESFSLPRTKLVYRWANLIADKCEVEVYDDAMAQHEYKGVKLGYNFSKPAGQFSNLYATFVFDRRTSYTILQVYVPSYMIVLLSFMALWLPQNAVPARVSLGITTVLTIVYFLATVNSYMPRVSYMKAIDYHLFVSFGFVFAVMLEYVILLNVKHRKKPKQHFHRKFELTEVNNHSREEQAISNSYGADFAVRYRMATGDVCADEEALSSLPLTQHRNELTAQSLHPIDRLARVFFPASYATFVVVYWVVCIVFSPKNEELDLC is encoded by the exons ATGAAGAATTATGACCCCTCCATGGCGCCATTTGTTCCCG GCAAACCAGTTAAAGTTGACCTTGTCATTGGAATTCTTGCCTTTGGAGAAGTAAATGAAGCACACATG GACTACGGTTTAGACATATATCTCTATCAAATTTGGGATGATGTTAGGCTTGCTCATGATCAAGAACGAGAACGACAATTCTATCTCAGCGGAAACGACATAAAAAAGATTTGGACACCGGACACTTACTTCATGAACGCCAAGCAAACCGATATAAAAGAT gtTGTTAAAGAAAACCAGATGGTTTATATAATGCCCAGTGGTATCGTTGTCCACTCGTCCAG GATTACTCTTACTGTTGCCTGCCATATGCAGCTGCGGATGTATCCATTTGATAGGCAGAAATGTGCCTTGGTAATTGAGAGCT TTTCCTTGCCTCGAACCAAGCTGGTGTATCGTTGGGCCAACTTGATTGCTGACAAATGCGAAGTAGAAGTGTATGACGACGCTATGGCGCAGCATGAGTACAAAGGAGTGAAACTGGGCTACAACTTCAGTAAACCTG CTGGTCAGTTCTCGAACTTGTACGCAACGTTTGTATTTGATCGTCGTACGTCATATACGATTCTTCAGGTGTACGTTCCAAGCTACATGATTGTTCTACTTTCGTTTATGGCCTTGTGGCTTCCACAAAATGCCGTGCCAGCTCGAGTGTCCTTGGGCATAACGACTGTACTTACTATTGTATACTTCCTAG CAACGGTAAATAGTTACATGCCTCGTGTGTCATACATGAAAGCCATCGACTACCACCTGTTTGTGTCTTTCGGGTTTGTGTTTGCCGTAATGTTGGAGTATGTCATCTTGCTAAATGTTAAACACAGAAAAAAACCGAAGCAGCATTTCCACAGGAAATTTGAG TTGACTGAAGTGAACAACCATTCACGAGAAGAGCAAGCGATCAGCAACTCTTATGGGGCTGACTTTGCTGTTCGTTACCGAATGGCAACTGGGGATGTCTGTGctgacgaggaagccctttcaAGCCTTCCGCTGACTCAACACAGAAATGAACTCACTGCTCAATCACTTCACCCAATCGATCGACTGGCTCGTGTATTTTTCCCAGCTTCATACGCAACTTTTGTGGTTGTTTACTGGGTGGTCTGTATAGTGTTCTCTCCCAAAAACGAGGAGTTAGACCTGTGTTGA